The Sinomonas sp. P10A9 genome contains the following window.
GATTTGCCGCACGTCGTCGCGACTGTGAGCGTCCCAGACTCGAAATGCGTAGAGATTCTGCTTGACGCAGAATGCGACTATCGCGCCCTACTCCTTCTGGCGAGCCACAAGACAACACGACTCGGGAACGACGCCGGCGATGCAACAGGTACTCTGTGCGTGGTCTTACCGCTACCACTCGTAGGCCAAGCCCACGAAGTCTTCCGCGGCATGAGCCTGAACATCCAGAGCTGGTGGACCCAGGCGGGCGGGAACGTTTGCTTCGGCTCAATGGAGCGAGCATAGTGCCACCTGCAATCTACACCCAAAACATTATCGCTCTTATTTGGGATTTTGATAAGACGCTAACGCACGACTATATGCAGGCGCCACTCTTCGACAAGTTCAACGTCGACCCCAAGCTCTTTTGGAGCGAGGTTAACGGCCTGGAGGATTATTACTCAAGTGTTGGGCGCGTTTCAAAAGACACGATTTACCTCAATCACATTGTGACATACATTCGGGCCGGCGTTTTCAAAGATCTCACAAACGCCATACTCCGAGAACTCGGCACAATGATCACGCTGGCGCCTGGCCTACCTGAATTCTTCCCACGCATTGCGGATTGCCTTCAGGAAGAGAAGTACCAGCGACACGTCATAGGGATTGAACACTACATAGTCTCAACGGGGCTTCGGGCGATGATCCAAGGCACCGAGCTCGCCCGTCACGTCAGGGGAATTTGGGCTTGTGATCTCCTCCCTCAAGCCGCTCCGCCGCAGTACCTAGATAAACTGCCGACTCCGGGGGACGTGATTGATCAGGTGGGGTACACAATCGATAACACATCTAAAACGCGCGCAATATTTGAGATCAATAAGGGCGTGAATGTCAGTCTCACCAACACCTTGACCGTCAACTCCCTGATACCAGAAGACCAGCGACGTGTACCAATCCGCAACATGATCTACATAGCGGATGGCCCCAGTGATATCCCCAGTTTTTCAATTGTGAACAAAGGGGGAGGCAAGACTCTTGGCGTCTACGCGCCTGGCGAACGCAACTACAATAATGCAGCACTACTGCAGGAGCAAGGCCGAGTAAATAGCATAGCCGAGGCTGACTACACCCAGGGATCAGCAGCCGAGCGTTGGCTGCTATATTCGGTGAAGAAAATGGCAGACCAAATCGTAGATGACCGAGAGCGCGCCCTTGCATCGTATGGTGGGGCGCCAGGGCACGTCATCTGACGCAGCTCTTTCATGTACTCACGCGCACTACACCGTTCCGAAGAGCCACTAAACCCGCCATATTGCCCTCTAGCAAACGACCACAGCGACTGCGCCAAAGTGATCAGGGGCGGCACCCTCCCGTGTGATCAATTACCTCGCGTCACACTCGGGGCTTACACTGAAACAAGTCCTGCGGACTGGACAGCATGAATCACGTCGTTGAACACTTCTTCACGTGGGCGGTCGCCGGCAACCCTGACCACTGATTCTCTCCGCGCAGCCGCGGGTAGCGCATCTTCGTAGTTCTTGTATGCGGACAGAAGTCGATCTCGCACCTCAAACTTGTCGATGCGTTCACGCCTCTCCATCAATCTGGAACCAGCAACGTCAGGATCCACATCGATGTACACCGTAAGATCCGGCCTGAGCAGATCCGTACTAATCGAATTTGAATGCTCGATCCACGAAGCGTCGACATCACCAGCATGGTATGCCAAGGACGACAGATAATATCGATCACAAATCACTGTCACACCTCGAGCAATCAGGTCAAGGATGCCATCATGCGAATTCGTGAGATGATCAACCCTATCAGCCACGAAAAGTGCCGCGATAGTTCGATCGTCAAGCGGCACCCGTTCGGCGAATGCCTGCCGAATTAGTGACCCAACAGGTCCGGCCGTAGGTTCGGCAGTCACATGAACGGCCTCCCCTAAGCTCTCAAGGTATTCACTTAGCAGTTTGACCTGCGTTGATTTCCCGGATGCATCGATTCCTTCAAAAACGATGAATCGACCCCGGCTCATCGTCATACCAACTCCTCGCAATACGGTCCGAGAATACGCCGCAGGTCATCCTCGGCGGACGTCAGCAACGCTATCTCCCGCCGGTCGAGACCAAAAAGAGTCGCCACCGGCACCAGTTCCTTCCAGACAGCATCCCTTCTTTCAGGATGCCCCTCATACGCCGCCACCCTCAAGAACCTCATTGCTAGCAGTGCGCCCCCGAATGCCGCCTCAGGCCGGCCAGGAGGACAGTTCACCCTCGATTTCTTGTATGCCTCGGCCAGAGCCAGAGTGTCGTCGACCGAGGCGCGCGCCGCAGCTGAGGACGCGCATCGAACGAGTTCCTTCTGTGCTGCATTCAGCTTGGGCCCCTCGCAGTCGTTCAACCCCGTTGCCGTCCTTCCGCAAACCGACGCTCATTCTGAGAAATCTTGTCGACGACAGCCCGCTCCAGATCAATCCCAGATTGATATGCGATCTTGATTAGGTAAATCGCTACATCGGCCAATTCTCCCGGCAACTCATTCATCAGCCTTTCAAAATCGAAGTCGCCGCGATCAAATTTCTTGACCAGATTGGCAACCTCGCCAGACTCCCCTGCCAGTGACAGAACATTATGAATGAGAGGCTGCGTGTTAGTTGCAGTGATTGCGTCTGACCAATCAAAATTGGTGCTTCGACGCTCGTCAAACTGCTTCTGCAAGATTGCGAGATCGCGCAGTTCCATGGTCGAGCTTCACCCTCCCTATCGGTCTCGTATCAGACGAGCTACGTTCTCAAGTTGCGCTGTCAGTCTGGTCTGGCAGTCGGTTATCGAAGAAGTATGAGAGCCGTTGGCCCTTCTCGTTCTTACCTCGGATTGTACCAGTATAGCCTGATCCAAGGCCGCACGGATATCAGGTGACCACCCCTCGTTCTCAAGTACAATCCTCAAATTGATGAGCCCAGTACTCTCAATAATCGTTTCCGGCCTTGACTTCTCAATCAGTAAATCCGAGAGCTTCTGAACATTGTCTTCCTGTACCCACGTTTGTATCTCATCGACGGATACAATGTCTATAAGACTGCGCTTGTGGGCCCTGAACCCGTTAACAATATGAGCGCGGAAGGCGTGGACCGTAAGATTGAGTGATGAGACCGAAGGGATCCTCTCGGAGATGGTCTGCGCGATAAGACACATCTCAGCAAGATTAATCGGAAGAAACTCCGATACCTCGAGCGCCCGGTAGTACGCTGTTATCAACAGGGCCTCATCCGACGCCCTGTCGAAGCCCGCTTGAAGGAGAAGGAAACTCGGTAGGGCGTCGTCTCCACTGTCGCGAATTGCGCCCGTATCGACCAGACTGATGCAGGCCCTGTTACTTGTCGGCTTTCGCTTCAGTTCCTCGACAATGTAATCAATAGAGTTCCCGTACTTGTGCATATACTCGCCGTGGGAAATATGCAGTCCAGGGGGCCGCTTTTCGGCTTGCCAGTCCCTAGCAGCCTTGAGATGGACCTTCAGAAACGGATCGTTCAAGATAGGGAGCGCAACGGTCATGGACAGCACCAAGTTCATGACTTCGCCGTTTGAACAAAGGTCTTTGACCAGAGCCGCAGCGGCGCCTGGGGACGACGCAACTATCGTGGCCGGGGCCATCAGACCGTCATCCTAAAGAACCGTCCCCTATTGAGCCGGTATTGATATGGTGTCATGGTCACCATTGTCCTATTATTGAACTCATACATCGCGAATTGATTGTTCATGTTGGGGTCCGGCCTGAAGCCGATAGAACCGACTCCGCATACTACTGCTTGGTTCCTTCCCACCGTGATCGCCTGATCACTATGGACGTGCCCATGGAGCAAGGCAATCGCTGAACAACCAGAGATCAGCGATAACAATTCGTAGGCTTCTGCTAGTCCTCCGCCTCCGTATTCGCTAGCGATTGGCGAATGATGGATGACGACAATCTTTGGGCGTTCGTCGCGCGTGAGCAGGGCCTTCATATCCTTGAGGGGAACCTTGCCCGTCCGGTAGTCTCCGTGAAACGATGTATTTCCCAGCACAAAATCGTAGTCGCCATGCGAGACGATTCTGACTGCATGAGCTTCATTCCAGCATTGGTTAGGATCGTTCGTCAATGAGAATGCAAACTTGTTGAAAGATCTGAATTCCTTCGCTGCCACTCGCTCGATATCGTGGTTGCCAGGGCAAACAACGACCTTCGTTATATTGAGATTGGCTTTTAGCGATTCCAATGCTCGCAGTGCCTCAACGTACCCGGACGTGTTGCCCGTGGTCGTAACATCGCCGGAGAGTACCAGAACAATCTCTGCATCTCCGAAATCGTGAAGCACCGCGTCAGAGGCAGCTTCGAGCGCTTCCCGCGGCGAAGGCTGTCCCTTCGATTCTGCCGCGAAATGAATATCACTGATGTGCATAATCAGTAGACCGGTCACTCGATGCTCCCGCACCGTCGGAACCAATTGCCGACTGCATGGCGAAGGAGAGGGTTAGATATCGATCTGGCCATGTCCGTTGCGGCATCCGCTATTGTCAGCCTCCTCAGACGCTCGGCCCCCATTACTCTGAGCCAATCACTGTATCCTTCTTGGTCTAGCGACTGGACATGCTCTATGACTCCCCCTAGGGAATCCGCCCCGGCGATCTGACTAACTGCTTCTTCGAGTACCGTGAATACTTGTTCGCTTTTCTGTATGTCTAATCTTAGGTCGTCTTCGTTTCTATACTTAATCCGCGCGTCGTTGGAGGTGAACCGGCCGAGATCGTCGTGATAGACATGAAGGCTGTCGCTTACGTGTACGTAATGTCCTACCTCCACGCCAATCCATCCTGCCAGGATTTCCTGCAATGTTGTCCACTGAACGAGGTTGTATGGGAGTCCGCGAACAAGGTCATTGCTTCGCATTACCTGTAGCCAATCGAGGCGTCCATCGACGCACTTTAAGATGGACACAACATTGCATGGCACATCTGGCGATGCGGATTCGCCCGTATCGTCGGGTAGGTCTCTTAGGGGATCCCATATTTGAAGCACTACCTGCCGCTGCTCGGGCCGGGTTCGTAGAATCG
Protein-coding sequences here:
- a CDS encoding haloacid dehalogenase-like hydrolase; the encoded protein is MPPAIYTQNIIALIWDFDKTLTHDYMQAPLFDKFNVDPKLFWSEVNGLEDYYSSVGRVSKDTIYLNHIVTYIRAGVFKDLTNAILRELGTMITLAPGLPEFFPRIADCLQEEKYQRHVIGIEHYIVSTGLRAMIQGTELARHVRGIWACDLLPQAAPPQYLDKLPTPGDVIDQVGYTIDNTSKTRAIFEINKGVNVSLTNTLTVNSLIPEDQRRVPIRNMIYIADGPSDIPSFSIVNKGGGKTLGVYAPGERNYNNAALLQEQGRVNSIAEADYTQGSAAERWLLYSVKKMADQIVDDRERALASYGGAPGHVI
- the tmk gene encoding dTMP kinase, whose protein sequence is MTMSRGRFIVFEGIDASGKSTQVKLLSEYLESLGEAVHVTAEPTAGPVGSLIRQAFAERVPLDDRTIAALFVADRVDHLTNSHDGILDLIARGVTVICDRYYLSSLAYHAGDVDASWIEHSNSISTDLLRPDLTVYIDVDPDVAGSRLMERRERIDKFEVRDRLLSAYKNYEDALPAAARRESVVRVAGDRPREEVFNDVIHAVQSAGLVSV
- a CDS encoding metallophosphoesterase family protein produces the protein MTGLLIMHISDIHFAAESKGQPSPREALEAASDAVLHDFGDAEIVLVLSGDVTTTGNTSGYVEALRALESLKANLNITKVVVCPGNHDIERVAAKEFRSFNKFAFSLTNDPNQCWNEAHAVRIVSHGDYDFVLGNTSFHGDYRTGKVPLKDMKALLTRDERPKIVVIHHSPIASEYGGGGLAEAYELLSLISGCSAIALLHGHVHSDQAITVGRNQAVVCGVGSIGFRPDPNMNNQFAMYEFNNRTMVTMTPYQYRLNRGRFFRMTV
- a CDS encoding thymidylate synthase, translated to MLVLENDSADDLWSNAWVAVLDGPGTVRDNIAKGPSHETLHAVLALTDPRQRWVTSRVPAINPAFAIAEVIWILRGRSDAAFLTAWNRSLPKYSGKSEILDGAYGERLRHRFGVDQLLRASSILRTRPEQRQVVLQIWDPLRDLPDDTGESASPDVPCNVVSILKCVDGRLDWLQVMRSNDLVRGLPYNLVQWTTLQEILAGWIGVEVGHYVHVSDSLHVYHDDLGRFTSNDARIKYRNEDDLRLDIQKSEQVFTVLEEAVSQIAGADSLGGVIEHVQSLDQEGYSDWLRVMGAERLRRLTIADAATDMARSISNPLLRHAVGNWFRRCGSIE